In the Arachis stenosperma cultivar V10309 chromosome 8, arast.V10309.gnm1.PFL2, whole genome shotgun sequence genome, TCTTGCCACTTTACCACTTAGCCTATGacaaaaatcttttaaaaacttCTCTATGTTCATAGCATACATTGGTATGGCTTAAACTACTACTTTGATGATTACCTCTTTCCCTGTTTgattgagcaacttctcctttcATCTCTCAAGTTTTTCCATAATTCTCTCTTTCATCCATGTAATAGCTATATTTTTTATCTCCTCCAATGTGCAGGGCGGCCAAGATATTTTTTCGGGTTGCTCCATAATGCCATATTTAAAATTTCTTCAATATTAACTCTTTTTTTAATAGGGATCTGATTATCGAAGTTCTGTCTGACTTTTTTAAATTGATCATTTGTCCTGAGATCTCTATATATATGCTTAAAATAGATATAATCTGATACACCTCTTTTTCATTTGCTTCTGAAAAGATAATACAGTCATCAGTAAAAAAAATGTGAGATATGACCGAGGCTGTTGGGGCAATTCTTAACCTAGAGATTCTCTTTTTTCTTGACGTCTTTTTCATTAATATAGTAAAGACCTTAGCTGCTATGATAAATAAGTATGGGGAGAGAAAATTTTTCTACCTAAGACTTCTTTGTAGCTTGATTTTTCTGAATAAATTGTCATTTATCTTAATTCTATAATTTGCACTCTTAACACATTCCATGATCAACTTAACCCAGCTTTCTTAAAAATCAAATGCTTTAAGAGTAGCTTCCAAAAAATTTTACTCTAATATATCGTAGGCTTTATTCATGTCAATCTTTATTGTTAAGTTCTAAGAACCCCCTTCCTTTCTTGTTTAGCTCATGAAAGACTTCTTATACAATCACAATATTATTCTAAATTTGTCTACCTCTAACAAAAGCACTCTGAATCAAAGATATCATTTTGTCAATCAATTTTCTTAATTTAAGTACCACAATCCTAAGAATGATCTTgtacaaaaaattacataaatttaTAGGTCTAAGATGGTTAAGACTCTCAGGTTGCTTCACTTTCGGGATGAGAACCAGAGCTGTCTCACTAATCTTCTCTTAGTCGTGAATAACTTTTTATAATGATTAAGAGTGAAATTCATCCTCTCTTTTTCACCACTAATTCATTCATCCCTTGATTCTCTTAGATTTTCAATACAATTTCTATCTCTCCTTTGGATAGTAGAAGCATGAAAAAAGGTGGAATTCATATCTATAAACCTCAATCACTTCACTCTAGCTCTTTATCCCCAAAATATCTCCTCTTGTTTCCAAAGTTGAGTTAGTCTCTCTTTAGTTAAGAGTATTTTCTTTTGTTGCTCTTCTGTAAATACTAAATCCTGTAATTTAATCTTCagctttttaatttttttgtctgCTCCAGAGGGTTCGACGTCCCCGTCATTGCTTCACGGGATCCCAGCTATTCAGATGACCTGCCTGTTATTATGACTCTTATTTATCCTCAGTGTTGTATCTTGTGATGCTTTACttatttatgttatgtatgttTATCCCCTACTGTAATTTGTGTTATTTCGGTTACATAACATATAACTGTATTTTGTATCACTTCTGTTGAAACTCGCTATGTGTTATTTGTTTCACGTATATTAAATTATGGTTTCTTGAGTAGATTATATCAAGATACGTTTCAACATAACATAAGCTTATACATGAGAAACGAAACACATCGAGCTAATAAGAACGCACGTTAAATACATCACAATACGCTACTGAAACATTGATAATCAACAACTTCAGGTACCAAACTAAAACAAAGGAATCtgaatattaaaatacaaataagaTAATAATACACCTAACATGACATCTACTCATCTCCCCTAGTGCGCCTTGCTCCTCTGCCTTGTGGACAACTTCGACGTGTGTGTCCTAGTTGCCTACAAAGACTGCATCTTTTCGGCTTGTTCGGGTCAGCCTCGTCCATGGTAGTCCGTATCCGAGTGGACCTAGGACATCCCTCACTCGCATGCCTCTTGGTGGAGTCCGGTATCACTGTCGAACCATCGTACGGTAGCCAAAAGCTCTCATGAATGTGTGGTGTGAACCCCATCCGGTACACACTGAACACCGAGCTAAGATGATACACCTGGTGGACATACGACTGCCAAGTAAGCCGTGAATAGGCACAGCATGACTAAGCGTGAGGACACGAGTAATGAAATGCCGAAAAATATCCGCAGTCACATGTCTGACTCCCTAGTGACACTCTGTAGCTACCAAGTGAGAACGAACCAGTAGGAGTGGTCTCCGAAACGGTAAACTCCGAGTTATCTTTGTCCTATAAAGTCACTGTGAAGTACCTCGCCGTCTTCAGATTGGCCTCTATACACTTCACTAGATGTTGACTGAATTGCTGTCCGGTTCTTAGCTGAGCCTCTGCCTCTCTCCCCTTACGAACGAATAGCTCTGCTAACCTCCCATAAGTCGCCTTCACGAGCGAGCACACCGGAAGATTCCTGACCCCCTTCAGGATTGAATTAACACACTCGGATATATTTGTCATCGTGTGCCCAAATCTCCTACCCTCATCCCGATGTTGAGTCCACAATGAATACTCAATCCTGTTCGCCCACTCACACATGGCAGGGTCTTCAGACCGCAGTATATCAAACCAGTAATCGAATTCCACCTCAGTCTTCGCATAAATTGCATTCACAAGAAGCCTCCTTGCATCCTTTCCCTTGAATGTGAGGGCAAAATTTGCTGCCACATGTCGAATACAAAATATATGGTATGCAGCAGGAGGTAGCCATCCTCCGTTAAGAGCCTCAAGTGCAGCCTTGATCTCGTTGTGCCTATTTGATATAACCAGGAGATCCGATTGCAAGGTCACGTGCTGCCGAAGATGGGAAAGAAAGAACGCCCAAGACTCCGCATTCTCACCCTCCACGAGTGCAAATGCAACAGGCAGGATGTTGGAATTCCCGTCCTGTGCAATCACGACGAGCAACGTTCCCCCATACTTACCATACAAGTTGGTGCCGTCAATACTCACCAACGGCTTGCAATGACGGAATGCCTTAATACATGGTGGAAACGTCCAGAAAAGCCGGTGAAAATAGGCTTGCGAGTCATCGACCTAGCCCCCAACTCGAACAGGACTCGTCCTAAGGACTGCAACACTACCAGGCATCGTCAACTGAACTCCTAACACCCACCGCGGCATCTCGTTGTATGACTCATCCCAATCACCATAGATGTGGGTGACGACGGCCTTCTGCTTCGCCAACCAAACCCTCCTATAAGTCGGCCTGAACCTAAAGTGTGCCGCCGTCGCATTCAGAAGCACCTTGATGCTGATAGATGCATCAGCTCTAACCATTGGCATGATGAATGCCGAGATCATATGATTATCCAGACTCCTGTGGTCGCTAGAGATGGACGTCGCAAGACACGTATGAGGTCCGTTGTACCGTTTTACCTCCCAAATACCCTTGCGCTGCCAGAGACTTAGCCTAATCAACCATGTGCACCCATTTCCAAACTCATAACACTTTCCTACATACTAGCGATAGTCAAACTCCACCACTTTGTACTGTATCCCGCGTCGGATGCTATACGTCTTCACACTTAACACGGCCTCATCTTTATCCTGAAACTACTAACCAACCTGAAACTTTGTGAGACCACCAGACCCCTGGACATCTCTAGCACCAAATCCAGTAGGCTCCCTAGGAATCTCCTCCTGTCTCATGGCATCCAAGTCCAAGATGAAAAGTGCGGAGGGTACTGCTGTGTCCCAGAGCTAGAACCACCTCCAGCCCCCGGTTGGATTACTCGCTGCAATCTCATCGCCACTGTCATCACCAATGATATCTGACTCCACATCATCATCGTCAACATCATCCAGCAATGCATTGCCCAGACCAGCCGGTGCCGCACACTGTAAAGAAGTCGGCACCCTATCCACGATACCAACCTCTCCGCCTCCACTACAGTTGAGATCAACGGCGAACGATGGCGAGGCGACAGGTTCGTCTGGAGGTTCATTCACTGGGACGGATGAAGATGCACTAACAGGTTTGGAGCTAGAACCGGCTACCGTGCCTAAAGTGTGGGTATTCCGGTTCGAACTCCCCGAGCTAGATACCACATCAACCAACTTCGCCAAAAACTCAGGTGTCCTAACCTCGGAAAGCTGCCGACGATAATGAAACTGGACCTGCAAGTCCTCATCACTCCCTATCGTGAAATAATCATACTTCACGATTTCTTGTAGCACTGAGATTGGAATGCGATAGAATAACTTCTGAACCCGTTTTACGCCTTGCACTCCAAGTTTCTGTAGTATAGAATTCACAAAGTCATCATAACTCGTCATAGGCCTCATAAAAATGTTGAGAGGATCCTTATCAGTGAACTTCACACCAGATCGTATTTTCCTCTAACTCGATCCTCTATGATGAACCAACACTAcaaaactctcctcactagccatTTTCTGACTCTAATAAGATCAATTCACGTTCACACCATATTTATACGCGTCTGGTCCTGTATAATTTGAAACAGTATATTTCGAATTATACCTTAAGTAATTCGAATCACCCTGATTCGAATTAGTAtgtgtgtgtaattcgaatcaggttGATTCAAATTAGTGGGTGTGTGCGtgtgtgtgtaattcgaatcagactgattcgaattacattgAGGAAGGAGTTCGAATTACCCTAATTCAAACTACATAGAAATACCACTCTAGTTGATTCATGAACCGATTTTGCATTTGGTTAATTGGTGTAATTTTATTTACTCATTGACTTATCAGGGTAAATTACCCTGTGTGTCTGTATGTGAAATAACGGTCATATAACCGTATAgctaataatttattatattaaataattatatctctatttaattaataatttatattaattatttaataattaattatattaaattataattaatatacataattatattaaattatattaaataatatttatattgttatattaaattataattaattaaatttattcgcataaaaaataaatttaatttttttgcatattacaaaatattttttcggtgagttgtttatttttatttataaaatttaaaatgctaACTACATTATAAAACTAGTCgttaaaaaattattggttAAAAATTAGTCGTTATTatgttaataaattaatattttattactctatatatatatatatatatatatatatatatatatatatatatatatagtacttGCATACATTTTTATTCTCACactttcttctattcttcttcattttctttccagTTTACGAAATTAAAGTTCTTCtgagattattttttattcgaAAAAATGGATCCAAACCAACTTAACTCTTTTTTCAATTACTTACAAAATTTTTCTCAAACTCCAAATACCCAACAATCTCAAACTTCAAACTCTCAAATTCCAAATCAAAATTTCACACTACTAAATACATTTCAAAATCCAAATCCACAAAATATtcctaatttcaattttcaagctccttataataatcaatttccTATATTCCAACCACATAATCAAAATCCACAAACACCACATTTTTCATTTCATCCATATTTAACTcctttataaaaaaatgttgCTCCAACATCCTTGCCATTTCTAACTCAATTCAGTGTATCGAGACATGACTTATCTGGTATTGGTGGTTCTTCTAACCCATCCCTTCAGACTCTGATACAATCTAGTCTAAATTCACAAATGGTATTTATCGTGAATGAGTCACATTTGTCAAATCAATCTCAAAGCCACAAGAGGAGGAACGTAAGCTATTTACACAATACCAAGAAGGGCAAAGAAAATATGTGGAGCGAGCATTCGAAGTGTTGCAAGCACGCTTTGCAATTATACATGGTCCAGCGCGCTTTTGGAAAATGAAAAAGCTTGTAAACATAATGAGAGCTTGTATTATATTGCATAATATGATTGTTGAGGATGAAAGAGACATTTATGCAGGACATTTTGCTCAAGACTTAGAGTATGACGATATCAAAAACGACTTATCACAACCTCAACTGGAAAAGGAAGATTTTGTACTATACCATCAATTTTTCTAAAGAAATGCCCAACTTTAAAATAGACAGTAACATAGACAGCTGAAAAAGGACTTAgttaaatacatataacaatTTCACAATGTTTTTCGTCAATTATAAAACTTAACTATGTTTTTCTTTATATTgagtaattttataaattaatgtaatctcgaattatatattgtatattattgttatatatgaattatttttaatattaatattattaaaaaatagtatctgcattaattttaattattttaattaattaattaagtagaaCCACAATAGGTATTAAAATTGGTTTCTCCTAATAAAGAAGAGAGAAATACTTTAAGTTTCTATTTACTATTTATGACGTAAAAGTTGATGTGGAGTTACTTTTTATGATATGTGAGCCATAAATAAGAATTGGGATGAATTTTCTCCTAAATATGGTCTAATGGTGTTGCCTTATTAACCCCATCCCTGCTGAATACCTAGGCATTTCTGGGTGCCAACATGCCATAGACATAGGTCTTTTACATTCTTTCTTCCCATGTTCGATTATACCACAGTTGAAGCAATAAGTGTCTTGGATTCTCTCATatt is a window encoding:
- the LOC130945883 gene encoding uncharacterized protein LOC130945883, which codes for MRQEEIPREPTGFGARDVQGSGGLTKFQRKGIWEVKRYNGPHTCLATSISSDHRSLDNHMISAFIMPMVRADASISIKVLLNATAAHFRFRPTYRRVWLAKQKAVVTHIYGDWDESYNEMPRWVLGVQLTMPGSVAVLRTSPVRAFRHCKPLVSIDGTNLYGKYGGTLLVVIAQDGNSNILPVAFALVEGENAESWAFFLSHLRQHVTLQSDLLVISNRHNEIKAALEALNGGWLPPAAYHIFCIRHVAANFALTFKGKDARRLLVNAIYAKTEVEFDYWFDILRSEDPAMCEWANRIEYSLWTQHRDEGRRFGHTMTNISECVNSILKGVRNLPVCSLVKATYGRLAELFVRKGREAEAQLRTGQQFSQHLVKCIEANLKTARYFTVTL